The following are from one region of the Rosettibacter firmus genome:
- the nrfD gene encoding NrfD/PsrC family molybdoenzyme membrane anchor subunit translates to MQELTTTRHNPQIDPFTHVWGWEIPVYLFLGGMVAGMMIISGYFLFSKRYKETTCACYTLPLISLILLSAGMFSLFLDLEHKLYFWRLYTTFRIKSPMSWGAWILILVYPVIIANFLMGPPDFIVRKFPKINLITTFINERPRLIQNIGIANMLLGGSLGIYTGILLSTMGSRPLWNSSILSILFLVSGLSTAAAFVHMIAKNVFERELLAKADNGFLIIELFVIMLLLVGLSTSSAVHISAAKLLISGEYAPQFWTFVIGTGIIIPLIIQLLAVNHKIKHTPVAPILVILGGLILRFIIVYAGQYSHYFNAHFN, encoded by the coding sequence ATGCAAGAATTAACAACAACTCGACATAATCCTCAAATTGATCCTTTCACTCATGTGTGGGGATGGGAAATTCCAGTTTACTTGTTTCTTGGTGGTATGGTTGCAGGAATGATGATTATTTCGGGCTACTTTTTATTCAGTAAAAGATATAAAGAAACTACATGTGCATGCTATACTTTACCATTAATAAGTTTAATTCTGCTCAGTGCTGGAATGTTTTCGTTGTTTTTAGATTTAGAGCATAAACTTTATTTCTGGAGATTGTATACTACTTTCAGAATTAAATCTCCAATGTCCTGGGGTGCATGGATTTTAATTCTTGTTTATCCTGTTATAATTGCAAATTTCTTAATGGGACCACCTGATTTTATTGTAAGAAAATTTCCGAAGATTAATTTAATTACTACTTTCATTAATGAAAGACCAAGATTAATTCAAAACATTGGTATTGCAAATATGTTGCTTGGTGGATCTCTTGGAATTTATACAGGAATTTTATTGAGTACGATGGGATCTCGTCCATTATGGAATAGTTCGATTTTATCAATATTATTTTTAGTATCTGGTTTATCTACAGCTGCTGCTTTTGTTCATATGATTGCAAAAAATGTTTTTGAACGTGAATTACTTGCAAAAGCTGATAATGGATTTTTGATAATAGAACTTTTTGTGATAATGCTTTTACTTGTTGGTTTGTCAACTTCATCTGCTGTTCATATATCAGCTGCAAAACTTTTAATTAGTGGAGAGTATGCACCTCAATTCTGGACTTTTGTTATTGGTACAGGAATTATTATCCCATTAATAATTCAATTACTTGCTGTAAATCATAAAATTAAACATACTCCAGTTGCTCCAATTCTTGTAATTCTTGGTGGATTGATTCTCAGATTTATAATTGTTTATGCTGGACAGTATAGTCATTACTTTAATGCTCATTTCAATTAA
- a CDS encoding 4Fe-4S dicluster domain-containing protein, translating into MARYGMVIDTKKCVGCMDCVVACKTENNVPEGYNRDWIVYVTEGKFPDVHLEIQSQRCNHCDNTPCVSCCPTGASHVHDVGKVVLVDHNMCIGCKACLAACPYDARFIHPDGYADKCTFCIHRVEKGELPACVSVCPTHCMYFGDLDDPNSEVSQLLASRKYHTLLPEAGTSPRIFYLI; encoded by the coding sequence ATGGCACGTTATGGAATGGTTATCGATACAAAAAAATGTGTTGGTTGTATGGATTGTGTTGTAGCTTGTAAAACAGAAAATAATGTTCCAGAAGGATATAATCGTGATTGGATTGTATATGTAACAGAAGGGAAATTTCCTGATGTTCATCTGGAAATTCAGTCACAAAGATGCAATCATTGTGATAATACACCATGTGTATCCTGCTGTCCTACAGGTGCAAGTCATGTTCATGATGTAGGTAAAGTTGTTCTTGTGGATCATAATATGTGTATTGGATGCAAAGCCTGTCTTGCTGCATGTCCATACGATGCAAGATTTATTCATCCCGATGGCTATGCTGATAAATGTACTTTTTGCATTCATCGAGTCGAAAAAGGTGAGTTACCTGCATGTGTTTCAGTATGCCCAACTCATTGTATGTATTTTGGTGATTTAGATGATCCAAATAGTGAAGTAAGTCAATTACTTGCTTCACGAAAATATCATACTTTATTGCCTGAAGCGGGAACATCACCAAGAATTTTTTATTTGATATAA
- a CDS encoding molybdopterin-containing oxidoreductase family protein encodes MNSISRRKFLKITGFTVGAAAASTALNPIIKGAKEINNKKAKGIQKIPTYCDICFWKCGAIAYVKDGQLWKIEGNPRDPLSKGRLCPRGTGGIGAHFDPDRLRAPLIRTKSRGQEHWKEVTWDEALDFIANKMKKIKENYGAESIASFSHGIGGNFLKHMLKAFGAINFAAPSFAQCRGPRDVGFELTFGDSIGSPERTDIENSKCIVLIGSHLGENMHNSQVQEFATAVQNDATIIVVDPRFSVAASKAKYYLPIKPGTDIALLLAWMNVIVTEKLYDEDYVKKYGFGFEQFVSEISQYTPEWAYPETGIKPDLIRTTARTMAMYKPATLIHPGRHATWYGDDTQRSRAIALLNALMGNWGRKGGFYFPVSYSLPPYPYPPYPTPTKDKLDNPDKKYPFASEEITTGIREATITGKPYSIKGWFVYATNLIHALPNEEETIKAIQNLDLLVVIDVIPSEIAGWADVVLPESVYLERHDDLHTSAFKEPFVGIRQPVVEPPADQKPNWWIAKKLADKLGLSHYFPWNDIEEYFDYRLKAAGLSLAELKKEGIINGPKQPIYIEDGIEPEFATPSGKIEFYSLQLLQAGFDPVPKYRRPEEPPAGYYRLLFGRAPVHSFSRTQSNPILMDMMEENEVWINSDIAQRWGLKSGQYIRLKNQDGILSNKVKVKATERIRPDCVYMVHGFGHNSRMLKRAYQKGASDAQLITKYNTDPLMGGTGMNVNFVTFEVEV; translated from the coding sequence ATGAATTCAATATCAAGAAGAAAATTCTTGAAGATCACAGGTTTCACTGTTGGAGCTGCAGCAGCATCAACTGCACTGAATCCCATAATAAAAGGTGCAAAAGAAATTAATAATAAAAAAGCAAAAGGAATTCAAAAAATTCCTACTTACTGTGATATATGCTTCTGGAAGTGTGGAGCTATAGCTTATGTAAAAGATGGTCAATTATGGAAAATAGAAGGGAATCCCAGAGATCCACTCAGCAAAGGAAGATTATGTCCTCGTGGTACAGGTGGTATTGGTGCTCATTTCGATCCAGATAGATTAAGAGCTCCACTTATAAGAACAAAAAGTAGAGGTCAGGAACATTGGAAAGAAGTAACATGGGATGAAGCTCTCGATTTTATTGCAAATAAAATGAAAAAGATAAAAGAAAATTATGGTGCAGAGTCCATTGCTTCTTTTTCTCATGGTATTGGAGGTAATTTTCTTAAACATATGCTCAAAGCATTTGGTGCTATAAATTTTGCTGCTCCTTCTTTTGCTCAATGTAGAGGACCAAGAGATGTAGGTTTTGAATTAACATTTGGAGATTCAATTGGTTCACCTGAGAGAACAGATATCGAAAATTCAAAATGTATTGTATTGATTGGTTCTCATCTTGGTGAGAACATGCATAATTCACAGGTTCAGGAATTTGCAACTGCAGTTCAAAATGATGCAACTATAATTGTAGTTGATCCAAGATTTTCAGTAGCAGCATCAAAAGCTAAATATTATCTACCTATAAAACCAGGGACAGATATTGCACTCTTACTTGCATGGATGAATGTGATTGTTACAGAAAAACTTTATGATGAAGATTATGTAAAAAAATATGGATTTGGTTTTGAACAATTCGTCTCTGAAATTTCTCAATATACTCCTGAATGGGCTTATCCTGAAACAGGAATTAAACCAGATTTAATTCGTACTACAGCCAGAACTATGGCAATGTATAAACCTGCAACTTTAATTCATCCTGGAAGACATGCAACCTGGTATGGAGATGATACTCAAAGAAGTCGTGCAATTGCATTGCTGAATGCATTAATGGGAAATTGGGGAAGAAAAGGAGGATTTTATTTTCCAGTTAGTTACTCTTTACCACCTTATCCTTATCCACCTTATCCAACTCCAACAAAAGATAAATTGGATAATCCAGATAAAAAATATCCATTCGCATCAGAAGAAATTACAACTGGAATTAGAGAGGCTACAATTACTGGTAAACCGTATTCTATCAAAGGATGGTTTGTTTATGCTACTAATTTAATTCATGCATTACCAAATGAAGAAGAAACAATAAAAGCAATACAAAATTTAGATCTTCTTGTTGTTATTGATGTAATACCAAGTGAGATTGCAGGCTGGGCAGATGTTGTACTTCCTGAATCTGTCTATTTAGAAAGACATGATGATCTTCATACATCTGCATTTAAAGAACCTTTTGTTGGAATTCGTCAACCAGTTGTAGAACCTCCTGCAGATCAAAAACCAAATTGGTGGATTGCAAAAAAATTAGCAGACAAGCTTGGACTATCACATTATTTCCCATGGAATGATATAGAAGAATATTTTGATTATCGACTTAAAGCAGCAGGTTTAAGTTTGGCAGAATTAAAAAAAGAAGGAATTATTAACGGTCCAAAACAACCTATTTATATTGAAGATGGGATAGAACCAGAATTTGCAACTCCATCTGGAAAGATAGAATTTTATTCGCTTCAACTATTGCAAGCAGGATTCGATCCTGTTCCAAAATATAGAAGACCGGAAGAACCACCAGCTGGTTATTATAGATTACTTTTTGGTAGAGCTCCGGTTCATTCGTTTTCTCGAACACAATCAAATCCAATTCTTATGGATATGATGGAAGAAAATGAAGTCTGGATAAATTCTGATATTGCTCAAAGATGGGGATTAAAATCTGGTCAATATATTCGTTTGAAAAATCAAGATGGAATTCTAAGCAATAAAGTGAAAGTAAAAGCAACAGAAAGAATTCGACCTGATTGTGTTTATATGGTACACGGATTTGGTCATAATTCAAGAATGTTGAAAAGAGCTTATCAAAAAGGGGCAAGCGATGCTCAGTTAATAACAAAATATAATACAGATCCATTAATGGGAGGAACTGGTATGAATGTTAATTTTGTAACTTTTGAAGTTGAGGTGTAA
- a CDS encoding MerR family transcriptional regulator, producing MLNTLENDEPIFPISTAAKLLNISIHTLRMYEREGLIIPYKKESNQRLYSKSDIERLECIRKAINEFKISINGIKALYSLIPCWEIVKCSQKDRKNCKAYNNHSEPCWNYEHRKNICEKRDCRNCDVYKKYNQCGEIKELIKSISR from the coding sequence ATGTTAAATACATTAGAAAACGACGAACCAATATTTCCAATAAGTACTGCTGCTAAGTTATTAAATATTTCCATTCATACTTTAAGAATGTATGAAAGGGAGGGACTTATTATTCCATATAAAAAAGAATCCAATCAAAGACTTTACTCAAAATCTGATATTGAGAGACTTGAATGTATTCGCAAAGCAATTAATGAATTTAAGATAAGTATTAATGGAATTAAAGCTTTGTATTCATTAATACCTTGCTGGGAAATTGTAAAATGTTCACAAAAAGATAGAAAAAATTGTAAAGCTTATAATAATCATAGTGAGCCTTGCTGGAATTATGAACATAGGAAAAACATATGTGAAAAAAGAGATTGTCGTAATTGTGATGTGTATAAAAAGTACAATCAATGTGGTGAAATAAAAGAATTAATAAAGTCTATTTCGAGGTAA
- a CDS encoding ubiquinol-cytochrome c reductase iron-sulfur subunit, with amino-acid sequence MIGKKSRILPSIINDGVNFYDDIIIIKRNETIKVFSSKCTHLGCKITNIESGKFVCKCHGSKFNEDGKVIEGPARKDLVELKINFDKSKQQLVVYE; translated from the coding sequence ATGATTGGTAAAAAAAGTAGAATCTTACCTTCAATTATAAATGATGGGGTTAATTTTTATGATGATATCATAATTATTAAAAGAAATGAAACTATAAAAGTATTTTCTTCAAAATGTACTCATCTTGGATGTAAAATTACTAACATTGAATCAGGTAAATTTGTTTGTAAATGTCATGGTTCAAAATTTAATGAAGATGGTAAAGTAATTGAAGGACCTGCGAGAAAAGATTTAGTGGAACTGAAAATTAATTTTGATAAATCAAAGCAACAATTAGTAGTTTATGAATAA
- the mobA gene encoding molybdenum cofactor guanylyltransferase: protein MYSIVGVILSGGQSERMGSKKALLKFDDKTLIEIIYERIKSIFDKIVISTNNPEDFEFLSLDKIKDIYPNLGPLSGVHSSLSQVESDRVFIMSCDTPFITTSLINHLLNVKTDEFIIVPKAEGVVHHSIGIYSKEILPLAEKILSANYVAKKIYEEKKPFYFSMRNFIERAGAEIVDVEKEKFYFHDLFFNMNTPEDYEYVKEKLF, encoded by the coding sequence ATGTATTCAATTGTAGGTGTAATTTTATCTGGTGGACAAAGTGAGCGAATGGGCTCGAAGAAAGCTTTGCTCAAATTTGATGACAAAACATTGATTGAAATAATTTATGAAAGAATAAAATCTATATTTGATAAAATTGTTATAAGTACAAATAATCCCGAAGATTTTGAGTTTTTATCTTTAGATAAGATTAAAGATATCTATCCTAACTTAGGACCTTTGTCTGGTGTTCATTCATCGCTTTCACAGGTTGAATCCGATAGAGTTTTTATAATGTCTTGCGATACACCTTTTATTACAACCAGTTTAATTAATCACCTGCTTAATGTAAAAACCGATGAGTTTATAATTGTTCCAAAGGCTGAAGGAGTTGTTCATCATTCAATTGGAATTTATTCTAAAGAAATATTACCACTTGCAGAAAAGATTTTGAGTGCTAATTATGTTGCTAAAAAGATATATGAAGAGAAAAAGCCATTCTATTTTAGCATGAGAAATTTTATTGAAAGAGCTGGAGCTGAAATTGTAGATGTAGAAAAAGAAAAATTTTATTTTCACGATTTGTTTTTCAATATGAATACTCCCGAAGATTACGAATATGTAAAAGAAAAATTGTTCTGA
- a CDS encoding energy transducer TonB, with protein MKFNYDKYFYLRNLKISLTLSLIVVILTFLILPKELIKKKSIPIYSEPVIKLIEIPPTNISTKSESKPIEPGINLNVDDPEFLPDIVSEDKITTGNQLTYNNEQIINNSENIENDIIMPQQILEILPSIDSKTKGTIKLELLIDEKGMVKEYKVISNTIKSKDKISEVIDAVLKSRWQPLTKNNKQIEYRIEKTYQFN; from the coding sequence ATGAAATTTAATTACGACAAATATTTTTATTTGAGAAATTTAAAAATCAGTCTCACACTTAGTTTAATTGTAGTCATACTTACTTTTTTAATTTTACCAAAAGAATTAATCAAAAAGAAAAGCATACCGATATATTCAGAACCAGTAATAAAATTAATAGAAATACCACCAACAAATATCTCAACTAAATCTGAATCTAAACCCATTGAGCCAGGGATAAATTTAAATGTAGATGATCCTGAATTTTTACCAGATATTGTAAGTGAAGATAAAATTACAACTGGAAATCAATTAACATACAATAATGAACAGATTATTAATAATTCAGAAAATATTGAAAATGATATTATAATGCCTCAGCAAATATTAGAAATATTACCATCTATTGATTCAAAAACAAAAGGCACAATAAAATTAGAACTCTTGATAGATGAAAAAGGGATGGTTAAAGAATATAAAGTAATAAGCAATACAATAAAATCGAAAGATAAAATTTCTGAAGTAATTGATGCAGTGTTAAAATCTCGATGGCAACCACTTACAAAAAACAACAAACAAATTGAATATCGAATTGAAAAAACCTATCAATTTAATTAA
- a CDS encoding ribonuclease H-like domain-containing protein: protein MNLVFDIETASFDFDTLTESQQEYILRYAEREKDDSKREEKIEDAIRYLSLYPYTAKIIVIGMLNTETENTLVLYESEEKEEWRSEEKKTIYKSMNEKEMINYFWECVKKVDKVITFNGKNFDIPFVMIRSAILKIKPSINLLKNKYDSSKHIDLLEQLTFFGSTRKFNLDFYCHAFGIESPKSKGVTGMEVKELYKAGRIKDIAIYCGDDVRATYGLYKIWNEFLNFT, encoded by the coding sequence ATGAATCTTGTATTTGATATTGAAACTGCGTCATTTGATTTTGATACACTTACAGAATCGCAACAAGAATATATACTGCGATATGCTGAGCGTGAAAAGGACGATTCTAAAAGAGAAGAAAAAATAGAAGATGCTATAAGATATTTAAGTTTATATCCATATACTGCAAAAATTATCGTTATTGGAATGTTGAATACTGAAACAGAAAATACTCTTGTATTATATGAAAGCGAAGAGAAAGAAGAATGGCGATCAGAAGAAAAAAAGACTATTTATAAATCAATGAATGAAAAAGAAATGATAAATTACTTTTGGGAATGTGTTAAAAAAGTTGATAAGGTTATTACATTTAATGGAAAAAATTTTGATATACCTTTTGTTATGATAAGATCTGCAATACTAAAGATAAAACCTTCTATAAACTTACTAAAAAATAAATATGATTCTTCTAAACACATAGACTTACTTGAGCAACTAACATTTTTTGGCTCAACAAGAAAATTTAATCTTGATTTCTACTGCCACGCATTTGGAATTGAATCTCCTAAATCTAAAGGTGTTACAGGAATGGAAGTAAAAGAATTATATAAAGCAGGAAGAATAAAAGATATTGCTATTTATTGTGGTGATGATGTTCGAGCTACTTATGGACTTTATAAAATATGGAATGAGTTTTTAAATTTTACATAA
- a CDS encoding heparan-alpha-glucosaminide N-acetyltransferase domain-containing protein — protein MSQSNRALFIDLLKGIALLVMIEVHVVNSFLVPEIKSYRWFELLNYINGLVAPAFTFTSGMVFVLSLQKGLDELRKFGKKFWKKLGRLILIFIAGYLLHASYLSLKKISNPSYPHMIKELLRVDILQCIAVGLIILLLLRIIIKSDKVYYVTLILIDLFILAYSPIAWKIDFTKIFPLGIANYFNRQHGSLFPIFPWFAFIFTGALTGKYYVEAKNKIGELKFVNNLSAAGLIFFITGIMFLNYLFPQSLVNVKPNFFFFLQRLGIIFILLRLCWHYLEQVKDNQTFILEVSRESLLVYWLHLKLLYIKILDGKSLIDLFESKLNIIQCLIITLLLAILMVLIAKGWGYLKVRYPAVISKLVFITVTFAVIIFFTF, from the coding sequence TTGAGTCAATCGAACAGAGCACTATTTATTGATTTATTAAAAGGTATTGCACTGCTCGTTATGATCGAGGTGCATGTTGTCAATTCATTTTTAGTTCCAGAGATTAAATCATATCGCTGGTTTGAATTATTGAATTATATTAATGGTCTTGTTGCTCCTGCATTTACTTTCACTTCAGGAATGGTCTTTGTTCTTTCACTTCAAAAGGGGTTAGATGAACTAAGAAAATTTGGTAAAAAATTCTGGAAGAAGCTTGGTCGACTTATATTAATATTTATTGCTGGTTATTTACTGCATGCATCCTATTTATCATTAAAAAAAATTTCTAATCCTTCTTATCCACACATGATCAAAGAATTATTACGTGTTGATATTCTCCAATGTATTGCTGTAGGTCTAATTATATTATTATTACTGAGGATAATAATAAAATCAGATAAGGTTTATTATGTAACACTGATATTAATCGATTTATTCATTCTTGCTTATTCACCAATTGCCTGGAAGATAGATTTTACAAAAATTTTCCCGTTAGGTATAGCAAATTATTTTAATCGTCAACATGGTTCACTTTTTCCAATTTTCCCATGGTTTGCATTTATTTTCACTGGAGCATTAACAGGTAAATATTATGTTGAAGCAAAAAATAAAATTGGAGAATTAAAGTTTGTTAATAATTTATCTGCGGCTGGCTTAATATTTTTTATTACTGGTATAATGTTTTTAAATTATTTATTCCCACAATCATTAGTTAATGTTAAACCAAATTTCTTTTTCTTTTTGCAGAGACTCGGAATTATTTTCATTTTACTTCGTTTATGCTGGCATTATTTAGAACAAGTTAAGGATAATCAAACATTCATACTTGAGGTAAGTAGAGAATCACTTCTTGTTTACTGGCTTCATTTAAAATTACTTTATATAAAAATCTTGGATGGAAAAAGTTTAATCGACTTATTCGAATCAAAACTTAACATTATTCAATGCTTAATAATAACATTATTACTGGCAATTTTGATGGTCTTAATAGCTAAAGGCTGGGGTTATTTGAAAGTGAGATATCCAGCAGTAATTTCAAAATTAGTTTTTATTACAGTTACATTTGCAGTAATTATATTTTTTACTTTTTAG
- the ltaE gene encoding low-specificity L-threonine aldolase has translation MKKFIDLRSDTVTKPSEAMRKAMYDAEVGDDVYKEDPTANELERYAAELLGKEAALFVPSGVMGNQICLNVLTQPGDEVICEKDAHIFQYESGSPAALSGIQLSLIEGNKKGIFTAEQVEPLIRPTSAYYMARTKVIEIENTHNRAGGTINPIENIKSISELAKKYNLYMHLDGARIWNASVETGISPAEYSSYFDTVSCCLSKGLGAPIGSIIAGSKEFIKEAFRVRKAWGGGMRQVGIIAAAGLYALKNNIQRLKEDHQKAKQLAYNLSQIKNVNIDLELVETNIVIFSLKNMSVDNFLLKAKEHSLLLGTGKVGMLRAVTHMDVTMEDIEQASKIIERILNE, from the coding sequence ATGAAAAAATTTATTGATTTACGAAGCGATACAGTTACAAAACCTTCTGAAGCAATGAGAAAAGCAATGTATGATGCAGAAGTGGGAGATGATGTTTATAAAGAAGATCCAACTGCAAATGAACTGGAAAGATATGCAGCAGAGTTATTGGGAAAAGAAGCTGCTCTTTTTGTTCCAAGTGGTGTAATGGGAAATCAAATTTGTTTGAATGTTTTAACACAACCAGGCGACGAAGTAATTTGCGAAAAAGATGCTCACATATTTCAGTACGAATCTGGTTCTCCAGCTGCATTAAGTGGAATTCAATTAAGCTTAATCGAAGGAAATAAAAAAGGAATATTTACAGCTGAACAAGTTGAACCTCTTATTAGACCGACAAGTGCATATTATATGGCAAGAACAAAAGTAATTGAGATTGAAAATACTCACAACAGAGCAGGTGGAACGATTAATCCAATTGAAAATATAAAATCCATTTCAGAGCTTGCCAAAAAATATAATTTATACATGCATCTGGATGGTGCAAGAATTTGGAATGCTTCGGTCGAAACAGGAATAAGTCCTGCTGAATATTCTTCTTATTTCGATACTGTTTCTTGTTGCTTATCAAAAGGTTTAGGTGCACCTATCGGTTCAATTATAGCTGGCTCTAAAGAATTTATTAAAGAAGCTTTTCGTGTTCGAAAGGCATGGGGTGGGGGAATGCGTCAAGTTGGTATAATTGCTGCAGCAGGTTTATATGCTCTAAAAAATAATATTCAAAGACTGAAAGAAGATCATCAAAAAGCAAAACAACTTGCATATAATTTATCACAGATTAAAAATGTTAATATCGATTTAGAACTCGTAGAAACTAATATCGTAATATTTTCTTTGAAAAATATGAGTGTTGATAATTTTCTATTGAAAGCAAAGGAACATAGTTTATTATTGGGCACAGGAAAAGTTGGTATGTTAAGAGCAGTTACTCATATGGATGTAACAATGGAAGATATTGAACAGGCATCGAAAATAATAGAAAGAATTCTTAATGAATAA
- the lnt gene encoding apolipoprotein N-acyltransferase codes for MRITKLFLPLTPEQKRAKKKELLLGVISGVLLGISFPPIPLPVLIFFALIPYLYVIEKKEELSSINRFTYFTIFIFSLITLYWVGSWTKEADPFLMISGVLLIFVNPALFIIPSTLYYFSKKAFNEKVALFIFPFFWVSFEYAYSLTELRFPWLTLANSLSYFNWYIQIADIIGAYGISLLIFYINIFLYLFIKNFSTEKKRSLRFAFIAFLLFLIPIVYGMYKTFSYTYSSKRIKVGLIQPNLNPWNKWEEGNLEEQLNLYLRLSQNAVNKGAKLIVWPESALPVYLLSGNYPHEVERIHQFIDSNNVFLMTGMPDINFYFDLSKAPKDAKRTRSGDVAYTSYNSILLFSPFSSNVQKYGKMKLVPFGEKVPFVEYLPFLGDLIKWQVGISSWNVGKEQTIFNLLNSKIAGVVCFESIYSDFVANFVKKGAELLVVVTNDSWYGYSSGPFQHKEFAALRAIENRRTVIRAANGGISCIIDPLGRTISETKLYTKDVLIGFAELRKEKTFFTQYPLIIPIFSSSISIINIMLFCFKKIIRNKTK; via the coding sequence ATGAGAATAACTAAATTATTTCTTCCATTAACTCCAGAACAAAAGAGAGCTAAAAAAAAAGAACTATTACTGGGTGTTATTAGTGGTGTTTTGCTTGGAATTTCATTTCCACCAATTCCTTTACCAGTTTTAATTTTTTTTGCCTTAATCCCATATTTATATGTAATTGAAAAGAAAGAAGAACTCAGTTCAATTAATAGATTTACATATTTCACAATTTTTATCTTTTCTTTAATTACTCTTTATTGGGTAGGAAGCTGGACAAAAGAAGCAGATCCTTTTTTAATGATTTCAGGTGTGTTATTAATTTTTGTAAATCCAGCTCTGTTTATCATACCATCAACTTTATATTATTTTTCTAAAAAAGCATTTAATGAAAAAGTTGCTTTATTTATTTTTCCATTTTTCTGGGTTTCGTTCGAATATGCTTATAGCTTAACTGAGTTACGCTTTCCTTGGCTTACACTTGCAAATTCATTATCATATTTTAACTGGTACATTCAGATTGCAGATATAATTGGAGCATATGGAATTTCTTTGCTGATATTTTATATCAATATTTTTCTTTATTTGTTTATAAAAAATTTTTCTACAGAAAAAAAGAGAAGTTTAAGATTTGCATTTATAGCTTTTTTACTTTTTTTAATACCTATTGTTTATGGAATGTATAAAACTTTTTCTTATACTTATTCTTCAAAGAGAATTAAAGTTGGTCTAATTCAACCGAATTTAAATCCATGGAATAAATGGGAAGAAGGAAATTTAGAAGAGCAATTAAATTTATATTTAAGACTTTCTCAAAATGCAGTTAATAAAGGAGCTAAATTAATTGTATGGCCTGAATCTGCATTGCCAGTTTATTTACTATCGGGTAATTATCCACATGAAGTTGAAAGAATTCATCAATTCATAGATTCAAATAATGTTTTTTTAATGACTGGAATGCCAGATATAAATTTCTATTTTGATTTATCGAAAGCTCCTAAAGATGCTAAAAGAACAAGAAGCGGAGATGTAGCTTATACTTCATATAATTCAATTTTACTTTTTTCACCATTTTCAAGTAATGTTCAAAAATATGGCAAAATGAAATTAGTCCCATTTGGTGAAAAAGTTCCATTTGTTGAATACTTACCATTTTTAGGTGATTTAATAAAATGGCAGGTAGGAATTTCGAGCTGGAATGTAGGGAAAGAACAAACCATTTTTAATTTACTGAATTCTAAAATAGCTGGTGTAGTGTGCTTTGAATCCATCTATTCAGATTTTGTTGCAAACTTTGTAAAAAAGGGAGCTGAACTTTTAGTTGTTGTAACAAATGATAGCTGGTATGGATATTCAAGTGGACCTTTTCAACATAAAGAATTTGCAGCTTTAAGAGCGATTGAAAACAGAAGAACTGTTATTAGAGCAGCTAATGGTGGAATAAGCTGTATTATTGATCCATTAGGTAGAACAATTTCAGAAACAAAACTTTATACAAAAGATGTTTTAATAGGTTTTGCAGAATTAAGAAAAGAGAAAACTTTTTTTACACAATATCCATTGATAATACCAATATTCTCTTCTTCAATATCAATTATTAATATTATGTTATTTTGTTTCAAAAAAATAATCAGGAATAAAACAAAATGA